In Miniphocaeibacter halophilus, the following proteins share a genomic window:
- the rfbD gene encoding dTDP-4-dehydrorhamnose reductase: protein MAYGTQVWITGANGRIGRELTKLLNPMDYEIFATDIDEVDITDSKRVNIFVDINRPDVIINCAGLTDIDNCEKNIETAFRVNAIGAKNLAIAANRINAKIIQLSTDDVFGGDSKTPYREYDLTNPQTVYGKSKALGEEYIKEFSHTYFILRSSWLYGGGNKYVENIIEEGKKNGKVVVASNQIGSPTSSTELAKFILRIIDSYDYGLYHTACEGKCSRKEFAEKVLELANIKADVEEVDNHLDFNKRPSYSALDNFLLSITNIYKFPKWEDALKDYINK, encoded by the coding sequence ATGGCTTATGGAACGCAGGTTTGGATAACAGGAGCTAATGGAAGAATTGGTAGAGAACTAACTAAGTTATTAAATCCAATGGATTATGAAATATTTGCAACAGACATTGATGAAGTAGATATTACAGATTCAAAAAGGGTAAATATTTTTGTCGATATTAATAGACCGGATGTAATAATTAATTGTGCCGGTTTAACAGATATTGATAATTGTGAAAAAAATATAGAAACAGCATTTAGGGTAAATGCCATAGGGGCTAAAAATTTGGCAATAGCTGCTAATAGAATTAATGCAAAAATTATTCAGTTATCAACAGACGATGTATTTGGAGGGGATAGTAAAACACCCTATAGAGAATATGATTTAACTAATCCTCAAACCGTATATGGAAAGTCAAAGGCCTTAGGTGAGGAATATATTAAAGAGTTTTCCCACACATACTTCATATTGAGAAGTTCTTGGTTGTATGGAGGGGGAAATAAATATGTGGAAAACATTATTGAAGAAGGTAAGAAAAATGGGAAGGTAGTTGTGGCTTCAAATCAAATAGGAAGTCCAACCAGTTCAACTGAACTTGCTAAATTTATTTTAAGGATTATAGATTCCTACGATTATGGCTTGTATCATACTGCCTGTGAAGGAAAATGTAGTAGAAAAGAATTTGCTGAAAAAGTATTAGAGTTAGCTAATATTAAGGCTGATGTAGAAGAAGTAGACAATCATCTTGATTTTAACAAAAGACCAAGTTATTCAGCATTGGATAATTTTCTTTTAAGTATTACAAATATCTATAAATTTCCTAAATGGGAAGATGCATTAAAAGACTATATTAATAAGTAG
- a CDS encoding ABC transporter ATP-binding protein encodes MKLELVNINKSFSGKHILHDVNFSIESGRAMGFLGRNGSGKTTTIRTLMDVFKPDFGEFIIDGKKFIRENYKIGYLPEERGLYGKIKIIDQLAYLGELKRMSSKEAKKSAEYWVDYMGLSEYGNKNLETLSKGNQQKIQIIQAVIDDPDIVILDEPFSGLDPVNSQIFKDLIKELIAKNKLVIFSSHQMGYVEEFCDDITFIKNGRIIETGDLNVLKNKLGENKIRLNIKNLGPDQLERSLNENKNINISYDDKSAIIELIGNYKPMELLQDILNKDYEIDLYTKYTPSLEDIFIKLDKEYNFDNEGGNN; translated from the coding sequence ATGAAATTAGAATTAGTTAATATTAACAAGAGTTTTTCCGGAAAACATATATTACATGATGTTAATTTTTCTATTGAAAGTGGACGTGCTATGGGCTTTCTTGGAAGAAATGGCTCTGGAAAAACAACAACAATTAGAACATTGATGGATGTTTTTAAGCCTGATTTCGGTGAATTTATTATTGATGGTAAAAAATTCATAAGGGAAAATTATAAAATCGGATATTTGCCTGAAGAAAGAGGACTATATGGAAAAATAAAAATAATAGACCAGCTAGCATATTTAGGCGAACTAAAGAGAATGTCCTCTAAAGAAGCTAAAAAATCTGCAGAATATTGGGTAGATTATATGGGCCTTTCCGAATATGGAAACAAAAATTTAGAAACCTTATCAAAGGGAAACCAACAAAAGATTCAAATTATACAGGCTGTTATAGATGACCCTGATATTGTTATATTAGACGAGCCCTTTAGCGGACTTGACCCGGTTAATTCTCAAATATTCAAGGATTTAATTAAGGAGCTTATAGCTAAAAATAAGCTGGTTATTTTTTCAAGTCACCAAATGGGTTATGTTGAAGAATTTTGCGACGATATTACCTTTATAAAAAATGGTCGTATTATTGAAACCGGTGATTTAAATGTATTGAAAAATAAATTAGGTGAAAATAAAATTAGACTTAATATAAAAAATCTTGGTCCTGACCAATTAGAAAGAAGCTTAAATGAAAATAAAAATATAAATATTTCCTATGATGACAAATCGGCAATTATTGAACTTATAGGCAATTATAAACCTATGGAACTTTTGCAGGATATATTGAATAAAGATTATGAAATAGATCTGTATACAAAATATACCCCTTCATTAGAGGATATTTTCATAAAATTAGACAAGGAATATAATTTTGATAATGAAGGAGGAAATAATTAA